One segment of Thermosynechococcus sp. HN-54 DNA contains the following:
- a CDS encoding glycosyltransferase, with protein MAHEPPKHVSPPQLVSPWVWGLFVFSILFLFGVLLATVWRPTLFPIDLVNPDQLRPLPDLLQMPSDEMSGWWPIVLAGMVAIALNFIPSNNVSRLIIRFIVILFGCRYLVWRGWVTLNDAHWLSFVASVGFYGLEVLYFFTYLLYFYQTAWLTTAWRSRQANYYQQAVLSGEYCPSVDIFIPTYNEPPYILRRTIVACQGINYRNKSIYVLDDGRRSEIADLCQQLGVNYLTRPTNEHRKAGNLNHALKHTSGELIAVFDADFIPFQNFLTRTVGFFQDDQVSMVQTPQHFFNPDYHSQNLGIEFMMPGDMEYFFGFIQPGRDFGNAIICCGTSYVVRRRDLEAVGGYYTRCVVEDFQTGTKMQIAGYRLIYLNEILSMGESPRNFQDHLEQRLRWLQGNMQIYFCGDDLPIWSKLSWFQRSCHVSLLLHNINPFIRTCFLIGPFLSLMTGISLTVATFGEYLFYALPYTLLTIATFSWATEGRYFSVWGEVYEVTFAFPGMVQLIKIFRNPFGKIGSIVTNKGTLSNRKRLNLRYTWPLAAFVIAVGVGISIRYGGYWLHIWPPMEYERAGLEVMLAWTIYNAFTALIAVLSSIDQPTRRQSDRFPVCTVCRFQLGDQTYWGYTRDVSETGAALLLTAGRFVETQGDPVGTLTFLEQDFTVTAAVVRTRAEEERCCIYLRFLEVSDEAQRRLVQLLYGGLTWWHKPKAPHGLDAFWAMLIRLFDFRSLLSLYSNN; from the coding sequence ATGGCCCATGAGCCGCCCAAGCACGTTTCACCCCCCCAACTGGTTTCACCGTGGGTCTGGGGTCTGTTTGTTTTCAGTATCCTATTCCTCTTTGGTGTGCTGCTGGCGACGGTGTGGCGACCGACGCTCTTTCCCATTGATTTGGTCAATCCAGATCAGCTGCGGCCGCTACCCGACCTCTTGCAGATGCCCAGCGATGAGATGAGTGGGTGGTGGCCGATTGTGCTTGCGGGCATGGTGGCGATCGCCCTCAATTTTATTCCCAGCAATAACGTTAGCCGCCTGATTATTCGCTTCATTGTCATTCTCTTTGGCTGTCGCTACTTGGTGTGGCGCGGCTGGGTCACGCTCAATGATGCCCACTGGTTGAGTTTTGTCGCGAGTGTGGGGTTCTATGGCCTTGAGGTACTCTACTTTTTCACCTATCTGCTCTACTTTTATCAAACGGCTTGGCTGACGACTGCATGGCGATCGCGACAGGCAAATTACTATCAGCAGGCGGTTCTCAGTGGCGAATACTGCCCCAGTGTGGATATTTTCATTCCCACCTATAATGAGCCTCCCTATATTTTGCGGCGGACGATTGTGGCCTGTCAGGGGATCAACTACAGGAATAAAAGTATCTATGTCCTCGACGATGGTCGGCGATCGGAAATTGCCGATCTCTGTCAGCAGCTAGGGGTCAACTACCTCACCCGCCCCACCAATGAGCACCGCAAAGCAGGCAACCTCAACCATGCCCTGAAACACACCAGCGGTGAACTGATTGCGGTTTTTGATGCCGACTTTATTCCTTTTCAGAACTTTTTGACTCGCACGGTGGGCTTTTTCCAAGATGATCAGGTGTCTATGGTGCAAACCCCCCAGCACTTTTTTAACCCTGACTACCACTCCCAAAACCTTGGCATTGAGTTTATGATGCCCGGCGATATGGAGTATTTTTTCGGCTTTATTCAGCCGGGGCGGGACTTTGGCAACGCCATCATTTGCTGCGGTACCTCCTATGTGGTGCGGCGCCGTGACCTAGAAGCCGTAGGGGGGTATTACACCCGCTGTGTGGTTGAGGATTTCCAGACGGGGACAAAGATGCAAATTGCTGGCTACCGCCTGATTTATCTGAACGAGATCCTCAGCATGGGGGAATCTCCCCGCAACTTTCAGGATCATTTGGAACAACGGCTGCGGTGGCTTCAGGGGAATATGCAGATCTATTTCTGTGGCGATGATCTGCCCATCTGGTCAAAGCTCTCTTGGTTTCAGCGCAGTTGTCACGTCTCGCTGCTATTGCACAACATCAATCCCTTTATCCGCACCTGCTTTCTCATTGGCCCCTTTTTGAGCCTAATGACCGGTATTTCCCTGACGGTAGCCACGTTTGGTGAGTATCTCTTCTATGCTCTGCCCTATACACTGCTGACGATCGCCACCTTTAGCTGGGCCACCGAAGGGCGCTATTTTTCCGTCTGGGGTGAGGTCTATGAAGTCACCTTTGCCTTTCCGGGAATGGTGCAACTGATTAAAATTTTCCGCAATCCCTTTGGCAAAATTGGCAGTATTGTCACCAACAAGGGTACGCTCTCCAATCGCAAACGCTTGAATTTACGCTATACATGGCCGCTGGCAGCCTTTGTAATTGCTGTGGGGGTGGGGATTTCTATCCGCTATGGGGGTTACTGGCTCCATATCTGGCCACCGATGGAGTATGAACGGGCGGGGCTAGAGGTAATGTTGGCTTGGACTATCTATAATGCCTTTACTGCCTTGATTGCGGTTTTGTCCTCTATTGATCAGCCCACCCGCCGTCAGAGCGATCGCTTTCCCGTTTGCACCGTCTGTCGTTTCCAACTGGGGGATCAAACCTACTGGGGCTATACCCGCGATGTCTCAGAGACCGGTGCTGCCCTATTGCTGACCGCCGGGCGTTTTGTCGAGACCCAGGGAGATCCGGTAGGCACACTGACCTTTTTGGAGCAGGACTTTACTGTGACCGCAGCAGTTGTGCGTACCCGTGCAGAAGAAGAGCGGTGCTGCATTTACCTACGATTTTTAGAGGTCAGTGATGAGGCGCAGCGGCGATTGGTGCAGTTACTCTATGGGGGTCTGACCTGGTGGCACAAACCGAAAGCGCCCCATGGCTTGGATGCCTTTTGGGCAATGTTGATTCGTTTATTTGATTTTCGATCGCTCCTTAGCCTCTACAGCAATAACTGA
- a CDS encoding DUF362 domain-containing protein has product MPSVSLLRATSYDLDRLSASLEELLAPLGGMAAIVQRGDRVLLKPNLLTGARPKHECVTRPELVYCVAKMVQAAGGKPFLGDSPAFGSALGVARNNGYLPFIQELNLPVIEFHGDRYATANPEFAHLRLSKEAMAADVVINLPKVKSHVQLTLTLGVKNLFGCVPGKMKAWWHMEAGKDADRFGRMLVETARAIAPDLTIVDGIIGHEGNGPSGGTPRPLNVLGASRDVFALDRALVAILNVNPERIPTQRAATALGYNYDLSEIAFPLAQPHELAIRDWQLPQQMMPIDFGAPRVLKSTFKHLYIRWIKEPLTAYSQKA; this is encoded by the coding sequence ATGCCAAGCGTGAGTTTACTGCGGGCAACATCCTATGACCTTGACCGTCTCAGTGCGTCTCTTGAGGAACTCCTAGCCCCCTTGGGGGGAATGGCGGCGATCGTTCAACGGGGCGATCGCGTGCTGCTCAAGCCGAATTTACTCACCGGCGCACGGCCAAAACACGAATGCGTTACCCGCCCAGAGCTAGTCTATTGCGTTGCCAAAATGGTACAGGCGGCCGGCGGAAAACCCTTTTTAGGCGATAGTCCTGCCTTTGGCTCGGCATTGGGGGTCGCTCGCAACAATGGCTACTTGCCCTTTATTCAAGAATTAAACTTACCCGTCATTGAATTCCATGGCGATCGCTACGCCACCGCCAATCCAGAATTTGCCCACCTGCGCCTGAGCAAAGAAGCCATGGCCGCCGATGTCGTCATTAACCTCCCCAAAGTTAAATCCCATGTGCAACTCACTCTCACCCTTGGGGTCAAGAATCTCTTTGGCTGTGTTCCCGGCAAAATGAAGGCATGGTGGCATATGGAAGCGGGTAAAGATGCCGATCGCTTTGGCCGCATGCTTGTCGAAACCGCACGGGCGATCGCCCCCGACCTCACGATTGTGGATGGCATTATCGGCCATGAAGGCAACGGCCCCAGTGGGGGAACGCCGCGACCCTTGAATGTTTTGGGTGCCAGTCGTGATGTTTTTGCCCTCGATCGCGCCCTTGTGGCTATCCTGAATGTGAATCCTGAGCGCATTCCTACCCAACGGGCCGCCACCGCCCTTGGCTACAACTATGACCTCAGTGAGATTGCGTTTCCCTTGGCACAGCCCCATGAATTGGCGATTCGCGATTGGCAACTGCCGCAGCAGATGATGCCGATTGACTTTGGCGCACCGCGCGTCCTCAAATCCACCTTCAAACATCTCTATATTCGCTGGATCAAAGAACCTCTCACTGCCTATAGCCAAAAGGCCTAA
- the lpdA gene encoding dihydrolipoyl dehydrogenase encodes MSFDYDLVIIGAGVGGHGAALHAVSVGLKTAIVEAAEMGGTCVNRGCIPSKALLAAAGRVRELRQASHWQALGIQLGQVSVDRAGVAAHATNLVQKIRSDLTNSLKRLGVDTLIGRGKVAGSQKVSISTPTGEKIVTAKDIILATGSVPWVPPGIEVDGKTVYTSDDAIKLDWLPQWVAIIGSGYIGLEFADIYTALGSEVTMIEALDQLMPTFDPDIAKQAQRVLIAPRDIETYSGTLAKRVIPGSPVVIELADAKTKEVVDVLEVDACLVATGRIPATQDIGLESVGVSTDKRGFIPVNEYLAVTKKGKPVPHLWAIGDATGKMMLAHAASAQGIAVVETIVGRPRQVDYRSIPAAAFTHPEMSFVGLTEPQARELGEKEGFEVQVARTYFKGNSKALAETETDGLAKVIFRADTGELLGAHIFGLHASDLIQEAANAIRDRQTVSHLAFNVHTHPTLSEVLDEAFKRAHEMVTHR; translated from the coding sequence TTGAGCTTTGATTACGATCTCGTCATTATCGGTGCTGGTGTGGGAGGACATGGGGCTGCCCTGCATGCCGTCAGTGTCGGTCTGAAAACGGCTATTGTCGAAGCCGCAGAAATGGGGGGCACCTGCGTCAATCGCGGCTGTATTCCCTCAAAGGCACTCCTTGCGGCAGCCGGACGGGTACGGGAACTGCGCCAAGCCAGTCATTGGCAAGCCCTCGGGATTCAACTGGGGCAAGTGAGTGTGGATCGCGCTGGTGTTGCTGCCCATGCCACCAATCTGGTGCAAAAGATCCGCAGTGATCTCACCAACAGTCTCAAGCGTCTCGGTGTGGATACGCTCATTGGCCGAGGGAAAGTGGCGGGTTCCCAAAAAGTGAGCATCAGCACCCCCACAGGGGAAAAAATTGTTACCGCCAAGGACATTATCCTTGCCACGGGGTCAGTGCCTTGGGTGCCCCCCGGTATTGAAGTGGATGGCAAAACTGTCTATACCAGTGACGATGCCATTAAGCTGGATTGGTTGCCGCAGTGGGTGGCGATTATTGGCAGTGGCTACATTGGCCTAGAATTTGCTGATATTTACACCGCCCTTGGCAGTGAAGTAACCATGATTGAGGCTCTGGATCAACTCATGCCCACCTTTGATCCAGATATTGCCAAACAGGCACAGCGGGTCTTGATTGCCCCTCGCGACATTGAAACCTACAGCGGTACCCTAGCCAAGCGGGTGATTCCCGGTAGCCCAGTGGTCATTGAATTGGCGGATGCAAAAACCAAAGAAGTGGTGGATGTGCTAGAGGTGGATGCCTGTCTTGTGGCCACGGGTCGGATTCCCGCCACCCAAGATATTGGCCTAGAGAGTGTGGGTGTCAGCACCGATAAGCGTGGCTTTATCCCCGTCAATGAGTATTTGGCGGTAACGAAAAAAGGGAAGCCCGTTCCCCACCTGTGGGCGATCGGGGATGCCACAGGGAAAATGATGCTGGCCCATGCTGCTTCGGCGCAGGGGATTGCCGTTGTTGAAACAATTGTTGGGCGGCCGCGCCAAGTGGATTATCGCAGTATTCCTGCGGCGGCCTTTACCCACCCGGAAATGAGCTTTGTCGGCTTGACCGAACCCCAAGCCCGTGAGCTAGGGGAAAAAGAAGGCTTTGAGGTGCAGGTGGCACGTACCTACTTTAAGGGCAACTCCAAGGCACTGGCGGAAACGGAAACCGATGGCCTAGCCAAGGTGATTTTCCGTGCGGATACAGGGGAGCTACTGGGGGCGCATATCTTTGGTCTCCATGCCTCGGATTTAATTCAAGAGGCCGCCAATGCCATTCGCGATCGCCAGACAGTGAGCCACTTGGCCTTTAATGTTCACACCCATCCGACCCTCTCGGAGGTGCTCGACGAAGCCTTTAAGCGTGCCCACGAGATGGTGACCCACCGCTGA
- a CDS encoding iron-sulfur cluster assembly accessory protein → MTQATQPAKGIMMTEAALKHVLELRDKHGKDLCLRVGVKGGGCSGMSYTMDFEDPANIRPDDEVFDYDGFKVVSDPKSMLYIYGLVLDYSDALIGGGFKFTNPNATQTCGCGTSFSA, encoded by the coding sequence ATGACACAGGCCACACAGCCCGCCAAGGGAATCATGATGACCGAAGCTGCCCTCAAGCACGTGCTCGAACTCCGCGACAAGCATGGTAAGGATTTGTGTTTGCGGGTCGGCGTCAAAGGAGGTGGCTGCTCCGGGATGTCCTACACGATGGACTTTGAAGACCCTGCCAATATCCGTCCCGATGATGAAGTCTTTGACTACGATGGCTTCAAGGTGGTCTCAGATCCCAAGAGCATGCTCTACATCTATGGCTTGGTCTTGGACTACAGTGATGCCCTCATTGGTGGTGGCTTTAAGTTCACCAATCCCAATGCCACCCAAACCTGTGGCTGTGGTACCTCATTTTCTGCCTAA
- a CDS encoding M48 family metallopeptidase: MTTSQPVSDVERQFEAAIARYKEGAPASELIPTFKDICQRAQKSSSAWTCLAWLYLLDDKPQSALKAAQKAVKLNPEDPQARINLAVAMLETGQKGVRPHIELAQTVVAAVAELRQEVIDNFADGLKRKPDWESLARVKQWVLGG, encoded by the coding sequence TTGACCACATCGCAACCTGTGAGTGACGTTGAACGACAGTTTGAGGCAGCGATCGCCCGCTACAAAGAAGGGGCACCTGCCTCGGAGTTAATTCCGACTTTCAAAGACATTTGCCAGCGTGCTCAAAAAAGTAGCTCCGCTTGGACGTGCTTGGCGTGGCTCTATCTTCTCGATGACAAGCCCCAATCGGCTCTAAAGGCAGCTCAAAAAGCGGTCAAGCTCAATCCTGAAGATCCGCAAGCGCGGATTAACCTTGCAGTGGCGATGCTGGAAACAGGGCAAAAAGGCGTTCGTCCTCACATTGAATTGGCGCAAACCGTTGTTGCCGCTGTGGCTGAGTTACGCCAAGAGGTCATTGATAACTTTGCCGACGGCCTGAAACGCAAACCCGATTGGGAGAGCCTTGCTCGCGTCAAACAGTGGGTACTGGGGGGGTAG
- a CDS encoding YkvA family protein, whose product MGGFYNWYRNILRHPKYRWFIIAASLIYLLSPLDISPDLVPIIGQLDDVTVMVILASEITQLLVDWVKHRRSPNITTTVDVEAEHI is encoded by the coding sequence ATGGGTGGCTTCTACAACTGGTATCGGAATATATTGCGGCATCCTAAATATCGCTGGTTTATTATTGCTGCCAGCTTGATCTATTTGCTCAGTCCTTTGGACATTTCACCCGATTTAGTGCCGATCATTGGTCAATTGGACGATGTCACCGTCATGGTGATTCTTGCCAGTGAGATAACGCAATTGCTGGTGGATTGGGTTAAGCATCGGCGATCGCCCAACATCACCACCACCGTAGATGTAGAAGCAGAGCACATTTAG
- a CDS encoding DNA recombination-mediator protein A: MTQATNLPGIDSPQIDEFLQELATIQDSGPKRIALLGSRHVPITHQHLIEMMSYALVLAGNRLMTSGAVGTNAAAIRGAMRADPNLLTVILPQSLERQPRESRQQLDKVMHLVEKPENDHLPLAEASSLCNQEIISRCQQLICFAFHDSHTLLQTCQLAEEQHKVVTLFYFD; this comes from the coding sequence TTGACGCAGGCGACTAATCTTCCGGGCATTGATTCCCCCCAAATTGATGAGTTTTTGCAGGAATTAGCGACAATCCAAGACTCTGGCCCCAAACGGATTGCGCTCCTTGGCTCGCGTCATGTTCCCATTACCCATCAGCACCTTATTGAAATGATGAGCTATGCCCTCGTGCTGGCCGGTAACCGCTTGATGACCTCAGGTGCTGTGGGAACCAATGCGGCTGCTATTCGCGGAGCAATGCGAGCAGACCCGAATTTGCTGACGGTGATCTTGCCTCAGAGTCTAGAGCGCCAGCCTCGCGAGTCCCGCCAACAACTGGATAAGGTGATGCACTTGGTGGAAAAGCCGGAAAACGATCATCTCCCCCTTGCGGAAGCCAGTTCTCTGTGTAATCAGGAAATTATTTCCCGCTGCCAGCAACTGATTTGTTTTGCTTTCCACGATAGCCACACGCTGCTGCAAACCTGTCAACTGGCGGAAGAGCAGCATAAGGTGGTGACGCTCTTTTACTTTGATTAG
- a CDS encoding YgcG family protein, whose amino-acid sequence MLLILSVVAGLILTLAPSPIQAYVRFPDLPDTYVNDLAKVLDYPQREQVRSELQAFHQRTNQQVLLVTIPSYRDYSNQHPSFEAFATDLFNHRGVGSRWRNDGVMMLVPPGDRKVRIQLGSAYGSGWNPRMQTVIDRYMLPDFRRGQMAQGIMNGVRALLNELGTHQLTTSGSTVPSTSTYASTPAGNIITGIFIVIIIVGLIILIPFIIVFAIVKFIFNLFSGNRPQPQYRSRPSYYDDDDRYRSYSSYDDSYSSRSDDEGGHSSGGGASGSW is encoded by the coding sequence TTGTTGCTGATCCTTTCTGTGGTGGCTGGTTTGATTTTGACGCTTGCGCCGTCGCCTATTCAAGCCTATGTGCGTTTCCCTGATTTACCCGATACCTACGTCAACGATTTAGCTAAGGTTTTAGATTATCCCCAGCGAGAACAGGTTCGTTCGGAACTTCAGGCGTTTCATCAACGCACCAATCAGCAAGTCCTGCTGGTAACCATTCCCTCCTATCGAGATTACAGCAACCAACACCCGAGTTTTGAAGCCTTTGCCACGGATTTATTTAACCATCGTGGTGTGGGTAGCCGTTGGCGCAATGATGGCGTGATGATGTTGGTTCCTCCCGGCGATCGGAAGGTGCGAATTCAATTGGGCAGTGCCTATGGCAGCGGTTGGAACCCGCGTATGCAAACCGTCATTGATCGCTATATGCTGCCGGATTTTCGCCGGGGTCAGATGGCACAGGGGATCATGAATGGGGTGCGCGCCTTGCTCAATGAATTAGGTACGCATCAATTGACAACCTCTGGCAGCACCGTTCCCTCAACTTCAACTTACGCGAGCACTCCCGCTGGCAACATTATCACGGGGATTTTTATCGTCATTATCATTGTCGGCCTGATTATTTTGATTCCCTTCATCATTGTTTTTGCGATCGTCAAGTTTATTTTCAATCTCTTTTCAGGAAACCGTCCGCAGCCTCAGTATCGCTCTCGCCCCTCTTACTACGATGATGACGATCGCTACCGCAGTTACTCCAGCTATGATGACAGTTACTCGAGCCGCAGTGATGATGAGGGTGGGCATTCCTCAGGTGGGGGGGCTTCGGGCAGTTGGTAA
- the aat gene encoding leucyl/phenylalanyl-tRNA--protein transferase → MHIPEAAWVRKTIIEGGYAQGYFLMGEDNDLEWYTSRQRALIPLDERFRYPKSLQRVLNQNRFQVAINRDFAAVVDGCADRPSTWITPRLKEVYHLLYATGWAVSFETWQGDELAGGILGIVIGGAFIGESMFYRIPDGSKVAMVRLVEHLRRRGFLLFDAQLQNPHLERFGAYIVSDREYRQLLAQAIRQPCQFL, encoded by the coding sequence ATGCATATCCCTGAGGCAGCGTGGGTACGCAAAACCATTATTGAGGGAGGCTACGCCCAAGGTTACTTTCTGATGGGGGAGGACAATGACCTAGAGTGGTACACCAGTCGCCAGCGGGCACTGATTCCTTTGGATGAGCGGTTTCGCTATCCGAAGTCTTTGCAGCGGGTGCTCAATCAAAATCGCTTTCAAGTGGCGATTAACCGAGACTTTGCTGCCGTGGTCGATGGGTGTGCCGATCGCCCGAGTACATGGATTACGCCCCGTCTCAAGGAGGTGTACCATCTGCTTTACGCCACGGGTTGGGCGGTGAGTTTTGAAACGTGGCAGGGCGATGAACTCGCAGGGGGCATTCTCGGTATTGTTATTGGCGGCGCATTTATTGGTGAGTCCATGTTCTATCGCATCCCCGACGGCTCAAAAGTGGCGATGGTGAGACTAGTGGAACATCTGCGGCGTCGCGGCTTTCTGCTGTTTGATGCCCAACTGCAAAATCCCCATCTTGAGCGCTTTGGGGCTTATATCGTCAGCGATCGCGAGTATCGGCAGTTATTGGCACAGGCAATTCGTCAACCCTGTCAATTTCTCTAG
- a CDS encoding pentapeptide repeat-containing protein, with the protein MLPMLLPSSAVTTTISRYWRWCVALLLAILWILLTPTGAIAEDYTKEALINMDFSGRDLRGSEFTKANLFHSNLSHTNLQGVSFFGANMETANLEGADLRYATLDTARLARANLTNAILEGAFAFNTNFDDAIITGADFTDVELREDAQRKLCKVASGTNPVTGRKTWETLHCEDFAS; encoded by the coding sequence ATGTTGCCTATGCTACTCCCATCTTCGGCTGTGACGACAACCATAAGCCGTTACTGGCGCTGGTGTGTGGCATTGCTACTGGCGATTTTGTGGATTCTGCTGACGCCGACGGGGGCGATCGCCGAAGATTACACCAAAGAAGCCCTGATCAACATGGATTTTTCCGGACGGGATCTGCGGGGTTCGGAATTTACAAAAGCCAACCTCTTCCACAGCAACCTCAGCCACACCAATCTTCAGGGGGTGAGCTTCTTTGGCGCCAATATGGAAACGGCTAACCTTGAAGGTGCCGATTTACGCTACGCCACGTTGGATACTGCCCGCCTCGCTAGGGCCAATCTCACCAACGCCATCCTTGAAGGCGCCTTTGCCTTTAATACCAACTTTGACGATGCCATTATCACCGGTGCTGACTTTACCGATGTGGAACTGCGCGAAGATGCCCAGCGCAAGCTCTGTAAGGTTGCCAGTGGCACCAATCCCGTGACGGGGCGCAAGACTTGGGAGACACTCCACTGTGAAGACTTTGCGTCTTAA
- a CDS encoding NAD(P)H-binding protein yields the protein MNVFIVGGTGTLGRQIVRRALDEGHHVYCFVRSPAKATFLREWGATILQGNLCAADSILEALKYAKASVVIDASATRPTDTLTIEAVDWQGKVNLIQAAQAADIQHFIFFSIMGAQDYPHVPLMQIKHCTEDFLRESGLNYTILRPCGFFQGLIGQYAIPILENQSIWVLGESTAIAYMDTQDVAKFAVRAIDRPATYGKTFDLAGTRAWTADEIIKLCENLSGQEAKITRLPIGVLRAARQATQWFQWTWNISDRLAFTEVIASGRVFNAPMAEVYETFGLDPSETLTLEAYLQDYFTRILRKLKELDYEKAKQKKSGRKKRSPFKSTP from the coding sequence ATGAACGTTTTTATTGTTGGCGGTACGGGTACCCTAGGGCGGCAAATTGTGCGCCGCGCCTTAGATGAAGGACATCACGTCTATTGTTTTGTCCGCAGTCCAGCCAAAGCCACGTTTCTGCGGGAATGGGGCGCCACCATTCTCCAGGGAAACCTCTGTGCTGCCGACAGTATTCTTGAGGCATTGAAGTACGCCAAAGCTTCGGTGGTCATTGATGCTTCTGCCACTCGCCCCACTGATACACTGACGATTGAAGCAGTGGATTGGCAAGGCAAGGTCAACTTGATTCAGGCTGCCCAAGCGGCTGATATTCAACACTTTATCTTCTTCTCGATCATGGGAGCGCAGGATTATCCCCATGTGCCCCTGATGCAGATCAAACACTGTACCGAAGACTTTTTGCGCGAATCGGGACTAAACTACACGATCCTGCGCCCCTGTGGCTTCTTTCAAGGTTTGATTGGCCAGTATGCAATTCCCATTTTGGAGAACCAATCAATTTGGGTTCTAGGGGAATCCACGGCCATTGCCTACATGGATACTCAGGACGTGGCCAAGTTTGCTGTGCGGGCGATTGATCGGCCAGCCACCTATGGCAAAACCTTTGATCTAGCGGGCACCCGTGCCTGGACAGCAGATGAAATTATTAAGCTGTGTGAAAATCTCTCAGGACAGGAGGCGAAAATTACTCGCTTGCCCATTGGCGTATTGCGAGCGGCTCGCCAAGCCACCCAGTGGTTTCAGTGGACATGGAACATTAGCGATCGCCTCGCCTTTACGGAAGTGATTGCCAGTGGTCGCGTCTTTAATGCCCCAATGGCGGAGGTCTATGAGACATTTGGCCTCGATCCCAGCGAAACCCTGACCCTTGAGGCCTATTTACAGGACTATTTCACCCGAATTCTGCGTAAACTCAAAGAATTGGATTACGAAAAAGCCAAACAGAAAAAATCTGGACGCAAAAAACGCAGTCCTTTTAAGTCCACCCCCTAG
- a CDS encoding NAD(+) kinase gives MKAGIIYNEGKPLAVELATRVRQILELEGWEVHMATGIGGILGYSRPDSPVCHTPIDQLVPPGFDASMAFAVVLGGDGTVLSAFRQLAPCEIPLLTINTGHLGFLTEGYVADLEPALDQVLRGDYTIEDRTMLTVQVLRDQTVIWEALSLNEMVIHKEPLTGMCHFEVDVGAHARVDIAADGLILSTPTGSTAYALSAGGPVITPSVAALQLVPICPHSLASRALVFANSEPVWIYPANPFKHLILVVDGNAGCYIQPEDQVFVQCAPYRARFIRLRSPEFFHVLRQKLGWGLPHVAKPRPKEKPKESDNS, from the coding sequence GTGAAGGCGGGGATCATCTACAACGAAGGCAAACCCCTCGCGGTTGAATTGGCCACCCGTGTCCGCCAAATTTTAGAACTTGAGGGCTGGGAAGTGCACATGGCCACGGGGATTGGTGGCATTCTTGGCTATTCCCGTCCCGATAGTCCCGTCTGCCATACCCCCATTGATCAACTGGTGCCCCCCGGCTTTGATGCCTCTATGGCTTTTGCTGTCGTTCTCGGCGGCGATGGCACGGTGCTTTCCGCCTTTCGGCAGTTGGCCCCCTGTGAGATTCCGCTGCTCACCATCAACACCGGACACTTGGGCTTTCTCACCGAGGGCTACGTCGCCGATTTAGAACCTGCCCTTGATCAAGTGCTGCGCGGCGACTACACGATTGAAGATCGCACGATGCTCACGGTTCAAGTCCTCCGCGATCAAACTGTCATTTGGGAAGCCCTCTCCCTCAATGAAATGGTGATCCACAAGGAACCCCTCACGGGGATGTGCCACTTTGAAGTGGATGTGGGTGCCCATGCCCGTGTTGACATTGCTGCCGATGGCCTGATTCTCTCTACGCCGACGGGTTCTACGGCCTATGCCCTCTCAGCAGGGGGACCCGTGATTACCCCCAGTGTCGCTGCCCTGCAATTGGTGCCGATTTGCCCCCACTCTTTGGCGTCTCGTGCCCTTGTTTTTGCCAATAGCGAACCTGTGTGGATCTATCCTGCGAATCCCTTCAAGCATCTGATTCTTGTCGTGGATGGGAATGCAGGCTGTTACATTCAGCCAGAGGATCAAGTCTTTGTTCAATGTGCTCCCTACCGTGCTCGCTTCATTCGCTTGCGATCGCCAGAATTCTTCCATGTGCTGCGGCAAAAGCTGGGCTGGGGATTACCCCACGTCGCCAAACCGCGGCCAAAAGAGAAACCGAAGGAGAGCGACAATTCCTAG